In Orcinus orca chromosome 15, mOrcOrc1.1, whole genome shotgun sequence, the DNA window ccccagCCAGAGGGAGGCGAGGTGGGGGGCTCCCGCGGGCTCCCTGTGTCTTTACCTTCTCCCCGGTCAGGGTGACCATGTCCAGGGGCCCATACATGAACCGGCCTGTCAGGACCTGAGGGCCATCCTCGTTGGCGACCGCGTCATTGATCCGGTGATTGGCCGTCACGTTCTGGGGGGAGGAGAAGCAAAGCTGGGTcagggctggggatggaggggcGGCTGCGGCCTCCTGGGCTCAGCTCAAGCTTCCCACGGGCCTGGGGCGTGAGTACGGGTGCAAAGCCCAATGACCCAGCTCAGCCACTGAGCTACGTGGCCTTGGCGCTGGTCCCCGTCTGTAAATGGGGTAACAGCTCCAACCCCAgactgtgaggattaagtaagacAGCAcacttctctgtgactcagtttcctcatctgtaaaatggggtcttCTCGCGCGGATTCAATAGGACGACAGCTGTGGGGCCTGGGCACTCAGAGGACCCCTCACCCGCAGCTTCACGTGGGTCCTCTTGCGCTGCCACTTCTCTCTTGGCTTTGACGGGGTGAACACCGAGACCTCCTTGCCGTCCAGTTCCAAGATGCTGGAGTTGTCGTGCCTCATGACCTGGGAGGGGACACAGAGGGAGCCATGGGGCAGGCTCAAGCCTGGGGCTTCCTGTTCTAGAGGGGAGAGGCCAGCGGCCCTAGGGGCCACGCTACCCATGGGAGGGTTTGGCGGGGGGCACTATTTGACCCCACTGCAGTCTGCTCTCTGGCCTGTTAGGGTGCACATCCATTCACCCCATCTCAACATCCCCACGGCTTCCTCCATCCTGCTGGCTGTGGCATCTGCTGGGGCCAGAAAGTGGGGCTCCCCACcgtcctcatctatgaaatggggccACCTCAGCAGCGGTGTCAGTCGGGCCTCCTGAGAGGTGCAGGTGTGCCCGGCAGCGGGACCCTGGGTACCTGTCTCAGCAGGAAGGAGACCACATCCGTGGACTCCCAGTAGCTGGCGTGGAAGAGGTGGGGCAGGGCCACGGTGGGGAAGGCCGTCAGGGCGTCGGGGCAGTACAGGGCGTAGTCGATCCGCTTCTGACCCCACCACTTCGCCGCAACTGCCAAGAGGAGGGGCTGTGACTGGGCTGGGCCCCAGGGGCTCACCTGGCCCCTCAGGCCGGGCGCAGCCCAAAGGCAAGACCCTCCTCTGACCAGAGAGAAGGGCTGCAGCCAAAGCAAGTCTCCTTCTCCCAGACTCGGCGACGGGAGCAGCAAGCAGCCAGGGCGCCtgaggagggggaggtgggggactgCGGCTCAGCCGGGAGGATGTGGAGATGCAGGGCGAGGGGACGAGCCCAGTCCGGAGGCAGGACGCCCTGGCCCTGGTCCTGTCCACCCCCCGCCTTGGGCCTTATCACTGCCCTCTCCAGGCTTCTCCTGGACCCCCTGTCTGCCCCCGCAGGCCTCAAGGATGTGCGAGGCTTTGCAGAGATGGAGTCACGATTCCTGGGCCCCAAGGCAAGGCCCGCTGTCCTCAGCACCTGGCAGGCAGGGTGTGAAGTGAGGGCCTTCAGTCTACAGAGCCTGCGTGTGAAGCCGGTTCCCCCTCCAGGCTCGGGGACCGCCCAGGTTTGCAAAAGCCTCCTGGGTGACTGCACGCAGGAGGTGCACCTGGTTAGGCTGGGGGTGGCCCTGCTCTCCGCCTGCAGCCTGCCTGACGAACAACCCCCCAGCCCTCACCCGGCCTCCATCcagccaccccccccaccccccactgctcctgcttcctccctggaAGTCTGGGTGCTCCCAGACCAAGCCACCAGCTCCCCGCTAGGCCTCAGCGGGGCCCGGGGGTGAGGCGTGCCTGGAAACAGAGCGTGACCCCAGTTAGAGAAGGCGGACGTGTGTGCATGGAGGGCTGTGACGCCCGGGACCTTCTCTGATGTCCAAGTCGGGGAGGCGGGGGCCCTCCCCAGGCTGGGGCTCGCCTGCTGGCCCAGGGCGGTGGGCGGTAGTGGGGGAGGGCAAGCAGGGACGGGCACCTGACGCTGGGGCTGTGGCTAagcggtgcacaggctcagccCTGCTGGGGCCGCCACTGCCCCCGCGGGCCAGGAGGACACCCACGCTGGCCTTAGCCCCGGAGCCCTGCTCTGACAGGCAGCCTGGGAGCCGGTCACGTGGCAGGGGGCCGCTGGCCCCGGGGGAGTGTGTGTGGGGTGACCCGGACTCCGCTTCCAGCTGCTGAGAAGCTTCTGAGATGGGCAGGAGCGAAGGAGGCTGTGGGTGACTCTGCCCCCTGGGGCGGCAGGAGGGGCTGGCACAGGAGACCTCGCCTCCCTGGCTCCCCTCGGCCACCGCTGCAGCTTCTCCAGAAATGGGCCCCCCAGCTTTCTCCTTCAAGGAGCACCTGCCCCCCTGGGGCTAGGACCCCTCCTCCcagacccacccacccccagctgagaCAGCACCACCCATCTCCCACCACCTGCACCTGCCCCCCCCATGCCCTGCCCCAGGGCCACCCCTTTCAACGTTCCTTCCTTGCAGAGTCCTCTATGGACACGGGGGCTGGATCACTCTTCGCCGCGGGGCCGTCCTGGGCACCGTACGGTGTTGAGCAGCATACCTGGTCtccacccaccagatgccagtggCGCCCACCCCAGTTGCCTCCAGACGTTGCAAACTGTCCTCTGGGGGACGGGCACAGTGGCCGCCATTGAGACTGGCTGCGACAGGGCACAGCCCCCTTGCTGTGACGGGGAGGGCAGGCCCGGCACTGCTGCACTCACTCTGGGCAATGCTGGACGCCGTGTAGCTCTCAGCCATGCCCGACACCTGGCTGGCGATGCTGATCTCGCTGGCCCGGCGGAAACCTCGGGCAGTGGGGGCTGTGCCGGGCGAGGAGGGGGCCGCGTGCTCTTGGAAGACCGCGTTGTGGGCCTGGAGTGCATCTGCTGCAGGTGGACAGGGACCAGAGACCGCGGGTAAGGAGGCCTCGCCCAGCCCGGCCCTCCAGCCCCCGAGCAGTGGGAGGGGGCGTCCAGCATGTGCCGGGGCTGGGGCAGCCGGAGCAGCCGCTGTGCCAGACAAGGCCGACACGTCCAGCTGCAGAGGAGCAGGGGTATCTGAGCACAGCTGGCAGAGAGGATGGGCCCGAGCATGCCAGGGCCAGCCTGCTCAGGGCCCAGAgctgaggcagagggaagggaccgctggggcaggggtgggcagaCGGACCAATACAGACACAGTGGGCAGGGAGGCAAGGCGGCCGGGCTCATGCCCCACACTGGCCACGGCCACCCTTCCAGTCCGGCCATCTTGGCCTCTGGGGCtcggcctggcctggcctgaccCACATCCCGCGGCAGCTGGCTTTGGGGGCGCTAACAACAGGGGCCTGGGGCAGCTTCCCAGGGATGCCCAGCGCTGAGGACTGAGAATGAGGCAACACCCCCTGCACGTGCCTCACACACGGGTCACATCGAGCCAGCCCTGAATGGGCATCTGGGGACAAAGGCAGGGGCTGAGGGCTCGAGCCAGGCTCACCTGGGTCCAGCCTGAGAACGGGGCTCGGCTACAGGACCCACATCTAGACGGGGTGCAGGAGATGCCTGGACCTCCTCAGGAAGAGGGAGTGGGGCCTTGAGAATCCAAGCCCTCGCCAGGACTGAAGTCTTCTCCTGGGGGTCAGGTGGGTCCCAGCGGGCTCGAGGCCTCACCCCAACTCCTGCTGCTAGCCTCACAAACAGGGGAGAGAACCCTCGGACTGACACCTGTGCTGGGTGACCCTGAGGCAGctgctcccctctctgggctcatGCACCTCCTCTGCTTCGGgtcccctccctgctctgcctAGTGTCCAGAGAGGGGGCACCAAGCCTGctcccagggcctgtcctgcctggtCTCTGCTTCTCGCCACCACAGTTCCACAAATTCCGGGTGGCCAAGGAGGGCACGGGGGTCCCTGAGGACCAGCGGTCAGCCGGTGAAGCAGACGCCACCACGAGCAGGGGGGTTACACACACTCAGCAGAgcttgggctggggtggggcccgTCTCGCCAGGTGACTGTGAGAACGGGATACTGGTCTCCAGGAAGCCATCCCTGTGAGGGAGGGGGACCAGGGGGCCGCCCTCCAGGACCAGCTGGGGGCTTCTCTGCATGGTCTGGACTGGAGGCAtatggggagagaagaggggacaCAAGAATAGACACTTGTGTGCACGTGACACAGACACGCGCCGCTCCTCAAGAGCCAGGACGTGACAGGACTAGGACACGGGGGCAGGTGGGACGGGCCGTTCCCGGGGTGCGAGAGTGGGTCACGGGCAACTCCCTCTCGTGCTCCTGCACCCCAGCTTCAGGCTAGGTAACCTGGAGGCTCCGGAGCTGTCTGCCACGGGGTCAGGGCAGGACAAGGCCCGGGACTCAGCCAGGGGCCCTCAGGTCCTCAGGTCCGCCTTGGCAGGGCGGTGGGACGGCGAGCGAGGTCcctagctctgtgtgtgtgtgtgtgtgtgtgtgtgtgtgtgtgtcggggggggggggagtggggggggaggCCCTGGCCTGTGAGGCTGTCTCCCTCCTACCtccctggggtgggtggggctaaTGCACCCGCACCTATACCAGGTGACCCGCTTCCAACGTGTTCAGTGCAGGACGCCCCTCCCCGCACGGCAGGGCCAGCCCCGGCCTGGGGCACCCAAGGAGAGGGGACAAGTCCCACCCTCCCCGAAGGCCGGGGGCCCGTGGGGCTCTCACCCAGCAGCGTCGAGCAGCCGTCCCCCAGCGGGTAGCGCTGGTAGCGGGGGATGCTGAGAGGCGGCAGGGCGTGGAATCGCCGCTCCAGCAGCGGCTCCAGGCGCGAGGCCGACGGGTCGGCGGGGTGGAAGAGGTTGTAGACTTGCTGGCAGGCAGGCCGCAGCTGGAAAACTGGGGGGCGGAGTTGGGGGGGAGTCGCAGAGCCTGGAGCTAGCTCCGCCCTCAGGAGGCGGGGCCTAGAGCAGGCTGGGATTGGGTGCAGTGCGACGGGACGGGGTTGGGGATACAGAGAAACCCGAAAGTGTGTCTCTATCAAATTTGGGATTCTGTTTGGGCCACTGTCCCTTTATTAAccaaatttgttttaattgaaaaagtTACAATGACGGtggttaaaaaaatttctttttaagcacagaaatatatatgataaaaGACATATAACGGAGGGTCTCCTTTCTCCCCAGAGCCCCGGGGCTAGCGCCCCACCTGCAACTTTTGGAAGCCTCACGCGCACGCGCGGCCTGAGCCAGGTAGAGCTATCCTCCGCTATTAGAAATGTCTCTAGGCTGTGCGATGGGGCTGGGCTTTCGAACATCTCATAGTTGATGGGAAGATCACGTGAATGTCATTATAAACTATCAGTAACCTAtatctcactttaaaaaatacatacaaataggAACATAATCTATGCTTTTTGAACATAATCtatgcttttttttcatttaacacaaTAAATAGGAGTCTTTCGTATCAGCACTCTAGTTCCGCCCCATTCTTTTTAACTGCGGTggggtattccattgtatggctgtgCCACGATTGATTTAACCGGCTCGCATCCCATTTAGGTTGGTTCTGGTTTTTCACCCTTACAGATGACGGTGCCCTAACATCAGTGTCTCTGAGCTGTGCGCTCATACCGAAGCCACTGTTTACTTGCTCTTGGGCAAGTGTCTACgcctgcctctctgagcctgtttcccgcTGGGGCCCCTGCACAGCTCCTGTAGGATGGCAGTTCTCCCTGGACCACACTCGTTGATCCCAGGGTCACTGGGCAGGGACTGCTGCTCTGACGGCTGCTTAGCCCACAGGTTCTGTCTCCCCGTGTGTGTAGCCATGAGGAGGAACCTGGAGCAGCGTGGCTGTGGTCCCTCTGGGGCTGGGAGGCCACCCGATCGAGGAGACTTTGGGGGTGCCTGGTTTCACATCTCTTCCTTATGGGAAGACCTTGGGCCTGGGAGACTGGGTCTGGCCCCATCTGATCCTGGGGCAGCCCCTTCCATCTCTGGACCTCAGCTCCCAGAGGTGCCTTGGAGATTAAACGAAACAGCGTGCTGGGAAATGGGGCCAGGGACTGAGCTGCTGAAGCTGGAGCAAAGGAGAGCAATGGGTCCTTGGTGGGGGGTgcagaaaagaggaggaaggggccTGGGAGGTGGCCATGGCCTCATGACAGGGGTCCACTGAGACCCTCTGCCCAGCTCatgcccactccccccacccccccgcctcaCTCCTCCCCTGCAGGGACTCTCACCATCCAGGGAGGGGATGACGGTCTTCCTCAAGGCCAGGACCAGCCCCAGCGGGCACCCGAAGAGGAAGAGGTCAGCGATCTCGAAGTCGAACTTGCCCACGGCCCCTGCGCCATCCAGCATGGTGGAGCTGCTTGAGTGGCGGGAGCTGGGCTCATTCCTCAGCACGCTGGCGTGGAGGCTGCAGATGCCGGGGGACGAATGAGGTCACACCACAGCCCTTCTCGGGGCTGGCCTGTCCTTAGCCTCCTGAAAGAGGCTCCTCAGGGGTCATCAGGCCCAAACGAGGCTTGGCCCCTGTGTGGTCCTGTGAGTGCAGCTGTCCAGCACCTGCTGGGACACCTCCGGTGACAGCAGGTCCCAACCTCTCTAGGGAGCCCACCGCCTTTGGGACAGCCCTGACCAGGATCACGCCGCCCCTGGTCAGTTCTGCTCCCTGATTCTGCCATCCCCACTTCCAGCCCTGGTCAATCTGTTCCCTTTGACTCAAGGTGGCCCAAGGCATGTACAAGACCACAGCCGTACCCAACAAGCACCTTCTCCCAGCTGAAGAGCCGTGGCCCAGTCTGGGGATCGCAGGACAAGGGCCGGGGGGCCTCCAGCACCCTCTTATCCATGTTCTCACTTCTGAGCCGTCCCTCTGTCTTAGAGTCCCCGATCTCACCTGGCGGTGGGCCTCACTACCCACCTGGACAGGAAGGCCTGGTGCTGCTGGATGGTGTCCAGCTCGTAGGTGGACGAGTCACTCCTCTTGCGGGGCAGCTGCTGTTTGGGGTCCTCAGCGCCGTTGCTTCGGGGGATGTCGATGTTGCTGCGGCTCAGGTGCCGGCTGCTCTCCAGGGTGCCGCCGTGTGCCGCATTGACCGTCGTGCCCGGGGACAGCAGGTCAGTGTCCTGGAACGGCCCCATGCAGGCTCACTGCCCGGTGGCCACTGGCCTGGCCCCCTCTTCAGTGTCCTGGAAGCCGTGTCTGCCCTCCTGACTCCAGGCCCACTGGCCACGGCTCAGCGGCCTCTCACCCAAGCCAGCGAGGGAAAAGGCCTGTCCCTCTGTGCCCCACGGTCCCCCCAGCCTTCACTCCTGGCCTGGCCTGCCCATGTGGGCCTTGCTGATCTCCCACTGATCCCGCTGCCTCGCCCGGCCTGCCCGGCCATTTGCTAGTCTGCAGCAGAGGGACCTTGGGTGCTCTCTCCTGCTGGGAAGCTCAGAGGATCCACCCCCCAGGACCAGAGCCTGCTCCCCACAGTGCAGACCCTGCTTCACCGCCTGCTGAAGCTGCCGTGCTCCTAGGTTGATGTCCCACGCATCCACCCCCTGCCTTTGGGCACCTGCGTTAGCAACCTCTGCCCTTCCCTTTTTCCGCAGGCCTCTGGGACGTTTGCAGCCAGAGGGTGACCGTCCTCAACCTGGAGGTCCCCTGCTCCGGGGGGCTGGGGGAAGCTAGTACCTGCACACTGGCCACACTGCCCCGCCGGCTGCTGCTCTGACTCTCAGACACCGTCTGGTTGCTGCAGCATAAGGCATCGAACGCCAGGATGCCCCCAACGCAGTCCCCGATCAGGCAGACCTGGAGGGGGAGAGGCTCGGGGGCCTGAGAGCCCGCCCTGCTTGTTGGAGGGCTGGCTGGGGAGAGCCCTGGCCTGGAGGACCAGGCCAGCCCACCCTGCAGGGtttctgccttcccttcccccaccccacaactCACCTGCCCGTTGAAGGTCACGCCCTCCTGGGACTTGATGAAGTCCCCGTAGGCGAGGTTGGCCCGCTGGATCACTGTGGCAACGGCCTCCTGGTAGTGGGGCGAAGAGGTTGCCAGCAGGGGCAGGGCGGCCAAGGGGATGTGGTCCTGGCTGCTGGACAGACAGCCTTCGTCGTGGCTGtaggggctgaggctgggggcgGGAGACCGGTCAGGAGAGAGCAGGTGGCCTCAGCTCAGCCCAGTGGGCCCCTCTTCCCTGACCCGAGCATCAGAGCAGGAGCTGCCTGACACCCTGAGAGCCTCAGCCCTGACTTGGCAAACCTCGTGGGGATGCTTCCAGGCCAGGCATGGGAAACAGGGCCGGGGAGTAAGGCCAGTATGTCAGAGGCAGGTCAGCATCCCCACGTTACAGATGCAGAAACGGAGGCTCAGCTCTGGGCCCCGGCCCCTCCAGGACTCTAGGCTCAGCCATCTGCGTAGGTTGTGCCGTCTCCCGGCAGAACAGGCTAGACGGCGGGTTTGGATGTCGGCACTGTGGTCCCAGTACTgcggctggggtgggggtggggtgtctcCTGACCCtcagggccaggggaggggcaggtggcAGCGAGCCTGGGCACTCACTCGGAGACGAGGGCGAAGGCAGCGGAGCAGATGGGCGGGCAGGGCACCAGGCGGATGGCCAGGTGGCCCAGGGCGCTGGGGTAGTGCACGCGCATGACGGTGTCGAACACGGTGGCGATGGTGTTGGTGTCGCCCTGCTTGGAGCCGGGGTCCCCGGCGCCCGTGTCCAGGATGGTGCCTCcgtgcagcagcagcagcagcacgtGGATCTTGGAGGGCGGCACGGCCAGCGGCGGGCTGACCTCGTCCTGTGCGGGTGGGGGGGTGAGCTCCCTGGGGACTCGGCTCCTGGCCGAAGCTTCTGTCCTGCTGGGGGGACGCTTGTGGCGGCCCAGTCACTCCCTCTGAGACCCCCTCTCAGTTCCTCTGCTCCAGGGCCTGGTGCCCCTCCCCCGGGGAGGCCCAGctgcttcttcccctcccctctgtgtTCAGCCCTGCTCCCTGCCGGCCTGACGGGGCACAgaggacagggagggagagggtctCTTCCTTCCGAAGCACAACTCCACCTCCCATCTGCGGGCCCAGGCAGGGGCTTCTGGGCTTCCAGCCTTGGGGGGCAGGCAGAGGCTCAGCTCCGTGCGGGCCTTTGGGGCCTGCCtgccctctgtgtgtctgtgtccagatgTCGGTCTGTCAcaggctctctctctttttttaaaaatttattttattttacttatttacttttggctgtgctgggtcttcattgctgtgcgcaggttttTCTCTGGTTGCCGCAAGCAGGGGCTATGCACGCAGGCTtcgttgccccgcggcatgtgggatcttccccacccagggctcgaacccgtgtcccctgcattggcaggcggattcttaaccactgcaccaccagggaagccctcacaggcTCTCTTAAGAGGGgctgggggggacttccctggtggcgcagtggttgagaatccaccttccaatgcaggggatgcaggttcgatccctggttggggaactaagatcccacatgctgcggggcaactaagcccgcgccacaactagagagaagcctgtgcaccacaccgaagacccaatgcagccaaaaaccaaaccaaaccaaaaaaattctgaggcaagcaattaaagaaaaaaaaagaaagaaaaagaggggtgGCGGGGGTCAGGGATTCAGATTCAGCTTGGCCGCTCAGCCAGCAGCTCTGAGCTCTCCCTCCATCTACATGGGCCCTCCCCCGCTGCCCCAGGCCCATGGCCCCCAGGCCCTGCCATTCCCAGCCTCTAAGACCAAGGTCCTCAAGAGCAGAGATGTCCCAGAGGTGGCATAACCCCAGCATCTTAGAGTGGGGAGGGCAATGCAGGTGTGTCTATCTGAACCCCCCTCATTTGTGAGGAGTCAGCCCTGCTTATGAAGTCCAAGTGAGACTTACACACATCCACCATGGGAATGGAACTGTTCTATCTAGAGACGAGGTGGCCCAGAGACGACAAGGGACTTGTCTAATATCACACAGCGCATCAGTACCAAGCTGGACCGGAACCCAGAGCTCCTGCCACCAGCTCAGTGCTCTTCTGCTACCCTAGGCTGTAGCCCCATCCCCAGGGGCCTCTCCCCATCCCTGGCTTCTGGTGTGTGACTTCTGGTGTGggaggccagggccagggcccaaGAGAGCCACAGGTGAGTACCTGCCTTGCCCGTATTATGTCAGGGGCtgaggggggcggggaagggagcTGAAGAGAGGGGCCTGTCCCTACGGAACTCAGGAGCAGAACAAGGGGCTGAAGCCATCTGGAGGGGCCATGGGGGGTCAGCTGGCCCTGAACTGGGCACTGAACCCAGGGACTGGCGAGCCCACCGGGAACGGGTCGGGCTGGGCTGGGAGCCTCTGAGCAGCAGAGGGCTTTGGGCGGGAGGAAGGCTGGTAGGTGGTACTGGGCCTCGGGTGGAGGCAAGGCTGGGCTGCCTCAGTCCCCAAGAGGGGGCTGGTCATCGGCTGGTTGTGGGCCACAGGGCCTGGGCAGGAATGAACTCACGGCCCAAGGCAGGGTGTGGTCACTGGCTGCCCAGAGCACAGGCCAGGATAGAAGCACCAGATGGTCCCAAAGACTGATCAACACAGCCAGGCGAGAGGCTCATGGAAGGTGCGTCTTACAGCACCCTCCCTGTCACCCCCACGTGGGCCCTAGTCACCTGGGACAGGCAGGGCTGCGCAGTGCGGGGCTGAGAGAATCCTGCCTGTGCCGGGCTGCTGGGACCCAGCGCTGGAGGCTGGGGACTCTTCAGGGACCCAGGAGGCCGGTCCGAGACACAGCTTTCCTCCCATTCAAACTGCTTTCTACAGGGGCACACCCTGCCTGAGACTCGAACCCCAGTGGGAACAGAGCCATTGGGAGGCGGGGCCTGGGAGCCCACTCTGGAGAGCCAGGGGTCTCCAGCAGTGACTAGGTAAAGCCGTCCTCCTTCCTCGAGCCTGGGAGAAGAGGCTCCGGTTTGGGGACCGTTGCCAGCAAAGGGATCTGACTCTGGATGGCGGTGTCCCAGAACCAATGCTGGGTCCAAATGCATATCCCCAGGAAGATCCAGAGCCCGAGGCCCCTTCTGCCCCTCCTGGGGGGCCGTCAGAGCTGTGTGCGCCGAAGGCAAGGAGGGGGCTCCGTTTGCTTTATCGCCATTAACCGGCAACTGGGAATCAACTCCCCTCGTTCCAGTTACCCTTCTAGAAAAGCCCGCTTCGACCTCAGACCTCAAAGAGAACCCCAAGAGAAGGAGGGCGGTGCGGATGCACCCCCTCCGCGGTCCAAACTCCCCACGGGTCCTGAGTCCCCAGAGGTGCCGTCTCCACCTCGGGCAGCtagaggccagagcagtgaggTGACCGCAGTGTGTGACAGCCCCACTCTGCCCCGGCTCCTGCCCCACTGCAAACAGCTCTGACCGCCCAcaggtggaggaggagaaggggcgTGAGCTCCATGCAAAGAACCCCTGAAGCGGACACAAGCGCTCTACCAGGACAGTTTGATTGGACAATTAGACTCTTCCCACCCCCGGCGGGGCGGCCACATCACTTCTGCCTAGATGACTTTCGCTTCCTCCCCTTCTATCTTTTTTCCTTCAGGGACTTCAGACAAGCTGAGCACACGGTGAAGATCTGGAATTTACaagtttctcattttgctttccaAGGGTGGAGCGGGGTCAAGGCCTTCCTCGGGGGAGCTGTCTGCCGTCCCTACTGGTTCTCAGGGGCATCAGAGGGGCTGGgccccaggcctctctccagTGGTGCCCAGGACAGTGTGGACATGATGCTGGGGGAGCCAAGCTCTGCCTCCATGGTCTCCCCCGCGGGACTGGTCCTTTACGCCCTGCCCCCCCGCTGCAGCCCTGGCCCTCTCCACCTTGGCACCCACCTCGATGATGTTCAGCTGCTCCACACTGGAGGCCACCCTGAACTCGGGGGCGCTCTGGCGGTACAGACCGTCTGCAACACAGAAGCGGTGGGTGGGTGTGAGTAAAGGGGCAGGCCCAGCGGACAGAGGCTGTGACCGTGACAAGCAGGGCCCGAGGTGTCCCCCCAACCCCCCTGGGTGCTTCGGTGCTCCTCCTTAGGAGGCTGTAGCCTGCAGCCCCCAGCTGGTTACCCTGTGTGTCCTCTGGCTCAGGGCTTTCGATTTTGTCCATGAGGTCATTGGAGTTCCACTTGGTGATGTCCTTGGGGAACATTTCCTCTGAATCGGACAGGtcctctggggaggagagagaggggcttcAGCACCCTGATCAAGGGCAGGGAGTCAGGGGAGGGGGCCGCTGGGAGGCCTAAGAGTGGTCGCTCTGGGGGCTCCCATGCTTCTCTGGCCCGTGTGGCCCTCCCCACTTGGTTCTATGCTCTCCCTTCCTTAACAGGATGGACACACGGCCACATACTCACGGGGCTTCTGCCtgatgtttttcaaaaaattgtggtaactttcacttaacataaaattcaccattttaaccattttcaagtagCATTTAGTCCATTCGCAATGCTGTGCAACCATGAGCTCTATCTGGTTCCAGAACTTCTCCATCTGCCCCGATTAGCAGTCATGCCTCATCCCCCGCCtctcccagaccctggcaaccacccgtTGACTTTCTGTCCTTATGGATTTGCCAGTTCTG includes these proteins:
- the PITPNM2 gene encoding membrane-associated phosphatidylinositol transfer protein 2 isoform X6, coding for MHIPSWFRSILPKAALRVVEESWNAYPYTRTRFTCPFVEKFSIDIETFYKTDAGENPNVFSLSPVEKNQLTIDFIDIVKDPVPPNEYKTEEDPKLFYSTKTQRGPLSENWIEEYKQQVFPIMCAYKLCKVEFRYWGMQSKIERFIHDTGLRKVMVRAHRQAWCWQDEWYGLNMENIRELEKEAQLMLSRKMAQFSEDDEGAAELAKDEAPQTQAPREPPQPSSSGGEPLAGRGLKKQWSTSSKSSRSSKRGASPSRHSISEWRMQSIARDSDESSDDEFFDAHEDLSDSEEMFPKDITKWNSNDLMDKIESPEPEDTQDGLYRQSAPEFRVASSVEQLNIIEDEVSPPLAVPPSKIHVLLLLLHGGTILDTGAGDPGSKQGDTNTIATVFDTVMRVHYPSALGHLAIRLVPCPPICSAAFALVSDLSPYSHDEGCLSSSQDHIPLAALPLLATSSPHYQEAVATVIQRANLAYGDFIKSQEGVTFNGQVCLIGDCVGGILAFDALCCSNQTVSESQSSSRRGSVASVQDTDLLSPGTTVNAAHGGTLESSRHLSRSNIDIPRSNGAEDPKQQLPRKRSDSSTYELDTIQQHQAFLSSLHASVLRNEPSSRHSSSSTMLDGAGAVGKFDFEIADLFLFGCPLGLVLALRKTVIPSLDVFQLRPACQQVYNLFHPADPSASRLEPLLERRFHALPPLSIPRYQRYPLGDGCSTLLADALQAHNAVFQEHAAPSSPGTAPTARGFRRASEISIASQVSGMAESYTASSIAQIAAKWWGQKRIDYALYCPDALTAFPTVALPHLFHASYWESTDVVSFLLRQVMRHDNSSILELDGKEVSVFTPSKPREKWQRKRTHVKLRNVTANHRINDAVANEDGPQVLTGRFMYGPLDMVTLTGEKPSRLQVDVHIMMQPPSGEWLYLDTLVTNSSGRVSYTIPETHRLGVGVYPVKMVVRGDHTFADSYITVLPKGTEFVVFSIDGSFAASVSIMGSDPKVRAGAVDVVRHWQDLGYLIIYVTGRPDMQKQRVVAWLAQHNFPHGVVSFCDGLVHDPLRHKANFLKLLISELHLRVHAAYGSTKDVAVYSSISLSPMQIYIVGRPTKKLQQQCQFITDGYAAHLAQLKYNHRARPARNAATRMALRKGSFGLPGQGDFLRSRNHLLRTISAQPSGPGHRHERTQSQADSEQRGQRSMSMAAGCWGRAMAGRPEPGTAAGPK